DNA sequence from the bacterium genome:
AGAGCCGTCAGTTAGGAACTGTACTAATCTACCTTTATCGTCTTTAACAAAAGGGACACCTAATCCATCAAGGTAGGATATTGCTTCCGCTGAATCTTTGGCTAAATATTTGGCAAGAGGTAGGTCGCTTACAAGTCTCCCTATCTCAAAAATATCATTAGAATGGTATACCCAATTATCTTTCTCATTAGGCATAGTGTAAGGTAAGGTAGCATGGAAAGCCATTCTATCTGATACAGCGTTTGCTGTAACTCCGCATTTACCAATCTGACCTTTAACCGCAATAGAAACTTTTAAAGATTTTGAGTTTTCTAGCAGTGTAACGGCAGTTTTAAGCCCCGCTCCTCCAGCGCCTACCACTAAAACATCACAAGAAATAGTATCTATTTTCATAACATAATCACCGATTTTAATATATCCCTATCATCAACGCTCTCAATAGCTTCTCTTGCTTGGTTAAGAAGGAATTTTTTGGAAACTAATTTCTCAAAAGGGTATCTATTTTCTTCCAAAATTTCAAGTGTTTTCACAAGGTGAGATGTATCACTAACCCAGGCACCTTTTATAGTTCCATTTTTCCTAACAATATTTTCATAAACCTTAATCCCAACTCCTCCAACAGGCACAGATATCCCAGCAATTACATATACACCTCCGTACTTGATAAAATCTTGCCCATCTTCAACCGCACTCTTAGTTCCAGCCATCTCAAAAACAGCATCCACACCTTCCCCTTCTGTCAAATCCATTACACAATCTATCTGTTCTTCAAGAGTCATTTTATCTCTATACAACAGATGATTCACCCCAAAACTCATGGAAAGTTCCATACGAGTTTTACTTTTTGAACTTCCCGTCATAATAATCCTTTTAACTCCACGCTCTTTACAGAACAATGCCGTAAAAATTCCCAACGGTCCTGGGCCCTGTATAAGAACATTTCCACCTCCACACAATCCTGATTCTTCTACAGCGTGAAAAGAAGTTGCCCCAGAGCACCCAACAGGAACAAGAACCTCGGGCGATATATCTTTACTAACTTTGATTACATTTGTTCCTTCAGAAAGTTTAATATACTCTGAATAACATCCGTTAGGGAAAGACTCGTCATTGATATCAAAAGTTATACCATAAACTTTTCTATTAACACAAAGATAAGGTCGTTTTTCTATCAGACAGTATCTACATTTTCCGCAAACAATACCTCTGTCCCAAATTATCCTATCACCTTCGCATAAAGGTTTACCTCTGACATCATATCTATCATCTCTCAAATCTGCAACAACTCCAACACCTTCATGACCGGGTATCATAGGGAGAGTAATTCGAGGGTCTTTTCCGGAAAAAATATGTAAATCCGAACCACATACCCCAGCTGATTCAATCTTTACAAGAAGTTCCCCTTTTTTAAGAGGTTCTATTTCAAACTCTCTTATATTAGGTCCTTCATTAAACTTTTCTATTATGGCTGCTTTAAATTTCATTTTTCACACCTTTAGTTAAAAACACCATCTACGGTGCTACCACAAACACTACACTTGTTATCAACAACCCTACTTTCAACAAGGGTGTATCCATCCCTTCTAATTAAACAACTCTTACAATAGTAACAGAAAGTCCCGTCTTCTTCAACCCCTGGCGCATTACCTGTATAAACATACCTGAGTCCCTTATCCATACCTATCTTTCTTGCTTCAACAAGTTTTTCAATAGATTCAGGATAATGGTTACTCATTTTATATGTCGGAAAAAACCTGCTTATATGCCAAGGAATATTTGAATCAATACCTGCTATTATTTCTGCAAGTTCTTCAATCTGAGATTTTGAATCGTTATATTCGGGTATTAAAAGAGTTGTCACCTCAACCCATATACCCAACTCTTTCATAAATCTTATATTATCAACAACAGGACTCCGTTTTGCTCCACACTTTTTTTTATAAAACAATTCATCGCCTTTCAAATCAACATTTGCAGCATCAAGGTAAGGAGAAACCTCTTTAATTACATCTTTGTTCATATAACCATTAGTTACAAAACAATTTTTAAGCCCCTTATCTTTTGCTACCTTTGCAGTATCAAAAACAAACTCAAAAAAAACTGTTGGTTCAGTATAGGTATAAGAGATAGACTGGCAACCAAAATTTAAGGCATTAGATACAACTTTTGCAGGTGTTGTTGCAACACTATAAGGGACACCGTTCTTTGAAACAATCTGTGATATATTATGGTTCTGACAAAAATCGCATCTAAAATTACACCCAGCAGTAGCAATAGAATAGGAAAGAGAACCGGGTAAAAAATGGAAAAATGGTTTCTTCTCTATAGGGTCAACATTTTCTGCTACAAGGTTTCCATAAACAAGAGAATATAGAACTCCATCTATATTTTGTCTAACACCACAAATACCTACCTGCTCTTTTCCTAAAACACAGAAA
Encoded proteins:
- the amrS gene encoding AmmeMemoRadiSam system radical SAM enzyme yields the protein MKEAIFWQKNNGSKVKCLLCNHFCVLGKEQVGICGVRQNIDGVLYSLVYGNLVAENVDPIEKKPFFHFLPGSLSYSIATAGCNFRCDFCQNHNISQIVSKNGVPYSVATTPAKVVSNALNFGCQSISYTYTEPTVFFEFVFDTAKVAKDKGLKNCFVTNGYMNKDVIKEVSPYLDAANVDLKGDELFYKKKCGAKRSPVVDNIRFMKELGIWVEVTTLLIPEYNDSKSQIEELAEIIAGIDSNIPWHISRFFPTYKMSNHYPESIEKLVEARKIGMDKGLRYVYTGNAPGVEEDGTFCYYCKSCLIRRDGYTLVESRVVDNKCSVCGSTVDGVFN
- a CDS encoding zinc-binding dehydrogenase encodes the protein MKFKAAIIEKFNEGPNIREFEIEPLKKGELLVKIESAGVCGSDLHIFSGKDPRITLPMIPGHEGVGVVADLRDDRYDVRGKPLCEGDRIIWDRGIVCGKCRYCLIEKRPYLCVNRKVYGITFDINDESFPNGCYSEYIKLSEGTNVIKVSKDISPEVLVPVGCSGATSFHAVEESGLCGGGNVLIQGPGPLGIFTALFCKERGVKRIIMTGSSKSKTRMELSMSFGVNHLLYRDKMTLEEQIDCVMDLTEGEGVDAVFEMAGTKSAVEDGQDFIKYGGVYVIAGISVPVGGVGIKVYENIVRKNGTIKGAWVSDTSHLVKTLEILEENRYPFEKLVSKKFLLNQAREAIESVDDRDILKSVIML